In Vibrio sp. STUT-A11, a genomic segment contains:
- the ftsX gene encoding permease-like cell division protein FtsX — protein MAGKKISQKKGKGSSAKRANTDGFFSVHIKQAKASFAALWQRPLGNILTLAVVSIALAMPACLYLLGKNVAGAAEDVASPSQVSAYLVEGMPDARVMVLKDEIETWPLVGTVEYISPQQGLADLSQYAGFDQALSLLSGYALPGVLVITPDSELKSDIQSIAQDVRKQQDVTDVRLDEDWLARLDAIKTLASIIVITLSVLMLGAVFLIVGNTLRFNVLANKEEIQTMKLIGATDSFILRPYLYTGMWFGVLGATIAWLVTTVMTFVMNSAVEDLAALYDSQFRLNGLNWDESLLLIITGSLIGCIAARISAQRHLKEIEPV, from the coding sequence ATGGCAGGTAAAAAAATCTCGCAAAAGAAAGGTAAAGGCAGCAGTGCTAAGCGCGCCAATACTGATGGTTTTTTCTCTGTTCATATTAAACAAGCAAAAGCGTCTTTTGCTGCCTTGTGGCAACGACCTTTGGGGAACATTTTAACGCTGGCTGTGGTTTCAATCGCACTGGCGATGCCTGCCTGTTTGTACTTATTAGGTAAAAATGTCGCGGGTGCGGCAGAAGATGTCGCATCACCATCACAAGTTAGTGCTTACTTAGTAGAAGGTATGCCTGATGCACGTGTAATGGTGCTCAAAGATGAAATAGAAACCTGGCCGTTAGTAGGTACTGTGGAATACATTTCTCCGCAGCAAGGGTTGGCTGATCTAAGCCAATATGCGGGCTTCGATCAGGCGTTGAGTTTGTTAAGTGGCTATGCACTACCAGGCGTACTGGTGATTACACCGGACTCTGAACTGAAAAGTGATATTCAGTCTATAGCCCAGGACGTTCGTAAGCAGCAAGATGTTACCGATGTGCGACTCGATGAGGACTGGCTGGCTCGACTTGATGCCATCAAAACACTGGCCAGTATTATCGTTATTACACTTTCGGTACTGATGCTCGGCGCGGTATTTTTAATTGTTGGTAATACATTACGATTCAATGTGCTGGCGAACAAAGAAGAGATTCAAACCATGAAGCTGATTGGTGCAACTGACAGCTTTATTCTTCGCCCTTATTTATACACTGGAATGTGGTTCGGTGTATTGGGGGCAACCATCGCTTGGTTAGTGACGACAGTGATGACTTTCGTTATGAACAGTGCGGTGGAAGATTTAGCGGCATTGTATGACAGCCAGTTCCGTTTGAATGGTCTAAACTGGGATGAATCTCTGCTACTCATCATTACGGGTAGCTTGATAGGTTGCATCGCTGCGCGCATTTCTGCCCAGCGTCACCTAAAAGAAATTGAACCAGTTTAA
- the rpoH gene encoding RNA polymerase sigma factor RpoH: MTKEAYPMALVTQDSLDSYIRSVNSYPMLTVDEERELAERLHYKGEIEAAKGLILSHLRFVVHVARGYSGYGLPMADLVQEGNIGLMKAVKRFNPEVGVRLVSFAVHWIKAEIHEYVLRNWRIVKIATTKAQRKLFFNLRKSKKRLGWFNNGEVETVARELGVEPAEVREMESRLAAVDSTFDMPTDEDDSSNNYTAPMLYLEDKSSDVADNVEAANWEMHTNNRLGHALASLDERSQRIVRSRWLDDEKSTLQELADEFGVSAERIRQLEKNAMKKLKLAVGEF, translated from the coding sequence ATGACAAAAGAAGCGTATCCGATGGCTCTAGTCACGCAAGATAGTCTTGATAGCTATATTCGCTCCGTTAACAGCTACCCAATGCTGACGGTAGATGAAGAGCGTGAGCTGGCAGAACGATTACACTACAAAGGTGAGATTGAAGCCGCGAAAGGGCTGATCCTATCGCACCTGAGATTCGTTGTTCACGTTGCTCGAGGTTACTCAGGCTACGGTTTGCCAATGGCAGACTTAGTGCAAGAGGGTAATATCGGCCTAATGAAAGCCGTTAAGCGTTTTAACCCAGAAGTGGGTGTGCGTTTGGTGTCTTTTGCGGTCCACTGGATTAAAGCTGAGATTCATGAATACGTGCTGCGTAACTGGCGTATTGTTAAAATCGCAACGACCAAAGCACAACGTAAATTGTTCTTTAACCTGCGCAAGTCGAAAAAGCGTCTGGGTTGGTTCAATAACGGCGAAGTCGAAACCGTTGCTCGTGAATTAGGTGTTGAGCCTGCAGAAGTCCGTGAGATGGAGTCCCGTCTGGCGGCAGTCGACTCTACGTTCGATATGCCAACCGACGAAGACGATAGCTCAAACAACTACACTGCACCGATGCTTTATCTGGAAGATAAATCGTCAGATGTTGCTGATAACGTTGAAGCAGCAAACTGGGAAATGCATACCAACAATCGTCTTGGTCATGCATTGGCAAGCCTGGATGAGCGTAGTCAGCGTATTGTACGTTCTCGTTGGTTAGATGATGAGAAATCCACACTGCAGGAGCTGGCTGATGAGTTTGGTGTGTCTGCCGAGCGTATTCGTCAGCTGGAAAAGAATGCAATGAAGAAGCTCAAACTGGCCGTTGGTGAGTTCTAA
- the glpE gene encoding thiosulfate sulfurtransferase GlpE codes for MDQFQHIDVQGAQALLEQGEAKLVDIRDPQSFAVAHAESAFHLTNDSIVSFMDDVEFEQPVLVMCYHGISSQGAAQYLVNQGFEQVYSVDGGFEAWQRAELPIVRS; via the coding sequence ATGGATCAGTTTCAGCATATCGATGTACAAGGTGCACAAGCACTGCTCGAGCAGGGCGAAGCAAAACTTGTAGATATCCGTGACCCTCAATCGTTTGCCGTAGCACATGCAGAGTCAGCCTTTCATTTAACCAACGACTCGATCGTCTCTTTCATGGACGATGTGGAATTCGAGCAACCGGTGCTTGTGATGTGCTATCACGGCATTAGCAGTCAGGGTGCAGCGCAATACTTAGTAAACCAAGGCTTTGAGCAGGTCTACAGTGTGGACGGTGGTTTTGAAGCCTGGCAACGCGCCGAGCTACCGATAGTGAGAAGTTAA
- the glpG gene encoding rhomboid family intramembrane serine protease GlpG, producing the protein MKRLVTLNNPRMAQAFIDYMASRHIEIQMMPEGQGQFALWLTDSQHEIEAEAELKHFLANPSDSKYSAASWNVADTRKSQFHYSSPSIMSMVKAKAGPVTLLIMAVCVVIYILQMIGFGRGVFASLHFPAFEGQQWQLWRWLSHALLHFSATHIIFNLLWWWQLGGDIERRLGSGKLLQIFVVSAALSGVGQFYVEGANFGGLSGVVYALLGYLWILGYRLPHLGLTLPKPIIVFMLVWLVLGFVQPFMAIANTAHLVGLISGMAIALFDSGKMKYQQKA; encoded by the coding sequence ATGAAGAGATTGGTAACGTTAAATAACCCACGCATGGCACAGGCTTTCATCGATTATATGGCGTCGCGTCATATAGAAATTCAGATGATGCCTGAAGGTCAGGGGCAGTTTGCGCTTTGGCTAACGGATAGCCAACATGAAATCGAGGCAGAAGCTGAGCTAAAACATTTCTTGGCTAACCCTTCCGATTCCAAATACAGCGCTGCTTCGTGGAACGTTGCTGATACTCGCAAGAGTCAATTTCATTACTCAAGCCCAAGCATCATGAGTATGGTCAAAGCGAAAGCTGGCCCGGTGACGTTACTGATCATGGCTGTGTGTGTCGTTATCTACATTTTGCAAATGATCGGTTTTGGACGGGGCGTGTTTGCATCGCTGCATTTTCCTGCGTTTGAAGGTCAACAGTGGCAGCTTTGGCGTTGGCTGAGTCATGCTTTGCTGCATTTCTCCGCAACTCATATCATCTTCAACTTATTGTGGTGGTGGCAATTGGGGGGGGATATTGAACGTCGCCTCGGTTCCGGAAAGCTACTGCAAATCTTTGTTGTTTCCGCAGCCTTGTCTGGCGTGGGGCAATTTTATGTTGAAGGTGCGAATTTTGGTGGGTTATCTGGTGTGGTATACGCGCTACTCGGTTATCTGTGGATCTTAGGTTATCGTCTGCCTCATCTGGGATTGACGTTACCAAAACCGATTATCGTGTTTATGTTGGTGTGGCTAGTGCTAGGTTTCGTTCAGCCGTTTATGGCGATTGCCAATACCGCGCATTTGGTGGGACTGATTTCGGGAATGGCGATTGCGCTGTTTGACTCCGGAAAAATGAAGTACCAGCAGAAAGCTTAA
- a CDS encoding flagellar basal body-associated protein FliL, with translation MYKRYIAQTIFALTMLISTPTWAETEQAGAQLAYFTLEPDLTTNFYTKGKKLGYVQVRIDIMVMSQQDLTIIEHHQPLIRDAIIELLGKQTEDTIKSLSGREDLRKTLVTRLNETLLPETGKTVIADLLFTKYLYQ, from the coding sequence ATGTACAAACGTTATATAGCCCAAACTATTTTTGCGTTAACCATGCTTATCTCCACACCAACCTGGGCTGAAACGGAACAAGCTGGAGCTCAGTTGGCGTACTTCACTTTAGAACCAGACTTAACGACAAACTTTTACACTAAAGGAAAAAAGTTAGGTTACGTTCAGGTGCGTATCGATATCATGGTCATGAGTCAGCAAGACCTGACCATCATTGAACATCACCAACCATTGATTCGCGATGCCATCATTGAGTTACTCGGCAAGCAGACAGAAGATACTATCAAGTCTCTTTCTGGTCGGGAAGATTTGCGTAAGACCTTGGTAACAAGGTTAAACGAAACACTCCTGCCGGAAACTGGGAAAACCGTTATTGCGGATTTGCTGTTTACCAAATATCTCTATCAGTAG
- a CDS encoding chorismate lyase: MNQPTSLYLASLLEVEWQKPEEFEFPNELSKHWLEEQGSLSRRLKQHCQALTVELLQNQIVTAKTLKQDESQLLSEQDCLLREVVLCGDDSPWVIGRTLIPCTTLVDQQYDLAEQGDIPLGLTVFSADNVERDSLQIGWANLPQGRFLARRSRLWMNHKPMLVAELFLSLSPIYAKERV; this comes from the coding sequence ATGAATCAGCCAACATCACTCTATCTTGCTTCTTTATTGGAAGTAGAGTGGCAAAAGCCCGAAGAATTTGAATTTCCAAATGAATTGTCCAAGCATTGGCTTGAAGAACAAGGGTCTTTGTCACGTCGTTTAAAGCAGCACTGTCAGGCTTTGACAGTGGAATTGCTACAAAATCAAATTGTCACTGCCAAGACACTGAAACAGGATGAAAGTCAGTTATTATCTGAGCAAGATTGCCTGTTACGAGAGGTGGTTTTGTGTGGTGATGACAGTCCTTGGGTTATAGGACGTACGCTCATTCCCTGTACGACACTGGTGGATCAGCAATACGATTTGGCTGAACAAGGGGATATCCCTTTAGGTCTGACCGTTTTTAGTGCGGATAACGTAGAGCGAGACTCACTGCAAATAGGCTGGGCCAATCTGCCTCAAGGACGATTTTTAGCGCGACGTTCAAGGTTGTGGATGAATCACAAACCGATGTTAGTCGCCGAGTTATTCTTATCTCTTTCACCTATTTACGCTAAGGAGAGGGTGTAA
- the ubiA gene encoding 4-hydroxybenzoate octaprenyltransferase encodes MTADKAKAYWQLTRMDRPIGSLLLLWPTVWALVIAAQGMPSWDVLFVFVLGVFLMRSAGCVINDFADRKVDGHVKRTKQRPLPSGKVTAKEAIGLFLVLAVSSFLLVLTMNPLTIQLSFAGVVLAFIYPFMKRYTHLPQLFLGLAFSWAIPMAWAAQTGELPLIVWFIFVINALWTIAYDTQYAMVDRDDDLKIGIKSTAILFGRHDKLIIGILQLITLAMLVGLGQYYQLGQSYYWTILIAASLFVYQQHLIRHRERDLCFRAFLNNNYVGMVIAVGLLVAFW; translated from the coding sequence ATGACCGCAGATAAAGCCAAAGCATATTGGCAACTGACGCGAATGGATCGACCAATTGGGTCCTTGCTACTGCTGTGGCCTACCGTTTGGGCTCTTGTCATTGCAGCTCAGGGTATGCCGAGTTGGGATGTTTTGTTTGTGTTTGTATTAGGCGTGTTTCTAATGCGAAGTGCAGGTTGTGTGATCAACGACTTCGCTGATCGTAAAGTCGATGGTCACGTTAAGCGCACCAAACAACGCCCGTTACCATCGGGCAAAGTCACGGCGAAAGAAGCAATAGGCCTGTTTCTAGTGTTAGCCGTGAGCTCATTTTTATTGGTTCTGACCATGAATCCACTGACGATTCAGCTGTCGTTTGCAGGTGTTGTGTTGGCTTTCATCTACCCATTTATGAAGCGCTACACCCATCTTCCACAATTGTTTTTGGGGCTGGCGTTTAGTTGGGCAATCCCGATGGCGTGGGCAGCACAAACGGGTGAACTGCCTTTGATCGTATGGTTTATCTTTGTGATTAATGCGCTGTGGACCATTGCTTACGACACCCAATATGCCATGGTTGACCGTGATGATGATTTGAAAATTGGCATCAAATCGACCGCGATTCTGTTCGGTCGCCATGACAAGCTAATCATCGGTATTTTACAACTCATTACCTTAGCGATGCTGGTTGGGCTGGGACAGTATTACCAGTTAGGGCAGAGCTACTACTGGACGATTCTGATTGCCGCTTCACTGTTTGTTTATCAGCAGCATTTGATTCGCCACCGAGAACGCGATCTATGCTTTAGAGCATTTCTCAACAATAACTATGTCGGTATGGTTATCGCTGTCGGTTTATTAGTGGCGTTTTGGTAG
- the plsB gene encoding glycerol-3-phosphate 1-O-acyltransferase PlsB: MSSGQSFSRSLLKLPLSVLVKGTTIPSNPIDDLDIDLAKPIVYALPFRSNVDLLTLQKQAMSLGLPDPLSPLEINGKTLNRYVFIAARPTVMGNDNDVPTESDSLFRELLELHKLDSELDVQMIPATVLWGRKPGKEENSKPYLQPMNGPQKAKAVMASGRDCLVRFSPVVSLRYMADSHGTDSAIAHKLARVARIHFSRQKLAASGPNLPQRQVLFARLMKSPAIEQAIADEAKSKNISIEKARKEAHDIMDEIAANFSYGLVKRGDRILGWLWNKLYQGLHINNASTVRRLAQDGHEIVYVPCHRSHMDYLLLSYVLYNEGMVPPHIAAGINLNFFPAGPIFRRGGAFFIRRSFKGNKLYSTIFREYLAELFAKGYSVEYFSEGGRSRTGRLLQAKTGMLAMTIQAMLRGLNRPVTLVPVYIGYEHVMEVSTYAKELRGKRKEKENAGLVLRTLRKLRNFGLGYVNFGEPIQLNQYLNEHAPEWTKDIDPMGSSKPQWMNPVVNGLANKMMTHINDAAAANALTLCATALLASRQRALSRDSLISQIECYLKLLKNNPYSSTSTIPSKSAEALVDHAISLDKFVIETDSMGDIISLDRNQSILMTYYRNNIIHLFALPSLIAQMIIRQRNVTVESVQQNVAQIYPFLKKELFLSYQEEDLNELVEKILNEFVEQKMICLDGNKLEINQSNNQSLVLLGRTITETLQRYSIATNLLVAYPELGKSDLEQKSQDIAQRLGRLHGINAPEFFDKGVFSAMFNTLKQQAYLDNDGNCDTENTQQFAKLLFTLLYPEVKLTIEESIHQLQS; encoded by the coding sequence ATGTCTTCTGGACAATCATTTTCACGTTCATTACTAAAACTACCTTTATCGGTACTGGTAAAGGGCACCACAATCCCATCAAACCCTATTGACGATCTTGATATCGATCTGGCTAAACCGATTGTGTATGCCTTACCGTTCCGTTCGAACGTGGATTTGCTGACACTGCAAAAACAAGCCATGAGCCTTGGTCTGCCAGACCCGCTCAGTCCATTGGAAATTAATGGCAAAACACTCAACCGTTACGTCTTTATTGCTGCTCGTCCAACCGTGATGGGAAATGACAATGACGTACCAACAGAATCTGACTCTCTTTTTCGTGAGTTATTAGAGCTGCACAAACTGGACAGCGAATTAGATGTACAAATGATCCCAGCGACCGTGCTGTGGGGACGCAAGCCTGGTAAAGAAGAGAATAGTAAACCGTACCTTCAGCCAATGAATGGTCCACAAAAAGCCAAAGCGGTGATGGCATCTGGCCGTGACTGTTTAGTGCGTTTTAGCCCGGTGGTATCGCTGCGCTACATGGCAGATTCTCATGGCACTGACAGTGCTATTGCTCACAAGCTCGCGCGAGTGGCTCGTATCCACTTCTCTCGCCAAAAGCTGGCAGCATCGGGTCCTAACCTACCCCAGCGTCAGGTATTGTTTGCGCGTTTAATGAAATCACCAGCGATTGAGCAAGCCATCGCTGATGAAGCTAAGAGCAAAAATATCTCGATTGAAAAAGCGCGCAAAGAAGCCCATGACATCATGGATGAAATTGCCGCGAACTTTTCTTATGGCCTGGTGAAAAGAGGTGACCGCATTCTCGGCTGGCTTTGGAATAAGCTGTATCAGGGTCTGCATATCAATAATGCCTCTACGGTACGCCGTTTAGCACAAGATGGTCATGAGATCGTATACGTTCCATGTCACCGTAGCCACATGGACTACCTGCTGCTTTCGTACGTGCTTTACAACGAAGGCATGGTTCCGCCACATATTGCTGCCGGTATAAACCTCAATTTCTTTCCGGCTGGTCCTATTTTCCGCCGTGGTGGTGCGTTCTTTATCCGCCGCAGCTTTAAAGGCAATAAACTGTACTCGACGATTTTCCGCGAGTATCTGGCCGAGCTTTTCGCGAAAGGCTACTCAGTTGAATACTTCAGTGAAGGCGGCCGCTCGCGTACTGGGCGATTACTGCAAGCCAAAACCGGTATGCTGGCGATGACGATTCAGGCCATGCTACGTGGTCTAAATCGTCCAGTGACTTTAGTGCCGGTGTACATTGGCTACGAGCATGTAATGGAAGTAAGTACTTACGCTAAAGAACTTCGCGGTAAGCGTAAAGAGAAAGAGAATGCCGGTTTGGTACTGCGCACTCTGCGTAAACTGCGCAACTTTGGTTTGGGTTACGTCAACTTTGGTGAGCCAATTCAGCTCAACCAATACCTTAACGAGCATGCTCCGGAGTGGACTAAAGATATCGACCCTATGGGTAGCAGCAAACCACAATGGATGAATCCGGTAGTGAACGGACTGGCCAACAAGATGATGACGCACATTAACGATGCGGCTGCTGCTAACGCACTGACACTCTGTGCGACTGCCTTGCTTGCTTCTCGTCAGCGCGCGTTATCTCGTGATTCTCTAATCAGTCAGATTGAATGTTACCTGAAGCTACTCAAGAACAACCCGTACTCGAGCACCTCTACCATTCCAAGCAAAAGCGCAGAAGCGTTGGTTGATCACGCAATCTCACTTGATAAGTTTGTGATTGAAACAGATAGCATGGGCGATATCATTTCACTGGATCGCAACCAGTCGATTCTGATGACTTACTACCGCAATAACATCATTCACTTGTTTGCGCTTCCGTCACTGATCGCTCAGATGATAATTCGCCAGCGCAACGTCACCGTGGAAAGCGTTCAACAGAACGTTGCTCAGATCTATCCATTCCTGAAAAAAGAGCTGTTCTTAAGCTATCAGGAAGAGGATTTGAATGAGCTGGTCGAGAAAATTCTTAACGAATTTGTCGAGCAGAAGATGATCTGTCTTGATGGCAATAAGCTGGAAATCAATCAGTCCAACAACCAGTCATTGGTTCTGCTGGGTCGCACAATTACTGAAACACTGCAGCGCTACTCCATCGCAACGAACTTGTTGGTCGCGTACCCTGAGTTAGGTAAATCAGACCTAGAGCAGAAAAGTCAGGACATCGCTCAACGTCTGGGTCGACTGCATGGCATTAACGCACCGGAGTTCTTTGATAAAGGTGTATTTAGCGCGATGTTCAATACCCTGAAACAGCAAGCGTACCTAGACAATGATGGCAACTGCGATACAGAAAATACGCAGCAATTTGCCAAACTGTTATTTACTCTGCTTTATCCAGAGGTGAAGCTAACGATAGAAGAAAGTATTCACCAGCTTCAGTCATAA
- the lexA gene encoding transcriptional repressor LexA, translating into MKPLTPRQQQVFDLIKSKIEDTGMPPTRAEIARELGFRSANAAEEHLKALARKQAIEIIPGASRGIRILLEDAANDDQGLPLIGQVAAGEPILAQEHVEAHYQVDPAMFKPQADFLLRVNGESMKDIGIMDGDLLAVHKTQDVRDGQVVVARVDDDVTVKRLERKGSTVLLHAENEEFAPIQVDLTSQHLTIEGLAVGIIRNTDWM; encoded by the coding sequence ATGAAGCCGTTAACGCCACGCCAACAACAAGTCTTCGATTTGATTAAAAGTAAAATCGAAGACACCGGAATGCCACCAACTCGTGCAGAGATTGCGCGTGAGCTTGGCTTCCGCTCTGCAAATGCTGCAGAAGAACACCTAAAAGCACTTGCTCGTAAGCAAGCGATTGAAATTATTCCGGGTGCATCTCGAGGGATTCGCATTCTGCTTGAAGATGCTGCAAATGATGATCAGGGCTTGCCTCTGATTGGTCAAGTGGCAGCGGGTGAGCCGATTCTGGCTCAAGAGCATGTGGAAGCTCACTACCAAGTCGATCCGGCGATGTTTAAGCCGCAAGCGGATTTTTTACTTCGCGTAAATGGCGAAAGTATGAAAGACATCGGTATTATGGATGGTGACTTACTCGCTGTGCATAAAACGCAAGACGTACGTGACGGTCAGGTTGTTGTTGCTCGTGTTGACGACGATGTGACGGTAAAGCGTCTGGAGCGTAAAGGCTCTACCGTATTGCTGCACGCAGAGAATGAAGAGTTTGCCCCTATCCAGGTGGATTTGACTTCTCAGCACCTGACGATTGAAGGTCTGGCTGTCGGTATTATTCGTAATACTGACTGGATGTAA
- a CDS encoding class I SAM-dependent methyltransferase — MSQSKHQVPNHLLKPLLLRSRESMVDNGLVYDPIAAKACLNCQMAPDCLGGDVAQKQLLHVTLTQLCDQQVNQFLQQHPDAWVINVGAGLDTRFYRLDNGRCHWIELDVTENLVWRQRLFHKNERYKNHIGSVEEMSWLDSVNIPDKSPVLLVCEMALLDCSELQVARFIQTLGRHFVSAEVCMVLAGDLTESKWGKKLGSDCYAHGFEAPSEQFLQWLPWAEWVKVFSPFDRFCSRWKAWQRWLNKIPVLKYRLTPVLVHIKW; from the coding sequence ATGTCTCAGTCTAAGCATCAAGTTCCCAACCATTTATTAAAACCTTTGTTGTTACGAAGCCGTGAAAGTATGGTCGACAATGGCTTGGTGTATGACCCTATCGCAGCTAAAGCCTGTTTAAACTGTCAAATGGCGCCTGATTGTCTTGGCGGAGATGTGGCGCAAAAGCAGTTATTGCATGTAACGTTAACTCAACTTTGTGACCAACAGGTCAATCAATTCCTGCAGCAACATCCTGATGCGTGGGTGATTAATGTCGGCGCAGGTCTCGATACACGTTTTTACCGTCTGGATAACGGACGTTGTCATTGGATCGAGCTGGATGTTACGGAGAATCTGGTTTGGCGCCAGCGACTTTTCCATAAAAACGAACGTTATAAAAATCATATCGGCAGCGTAGAAGAGATGTCATGGCTGGACTCTGTGAATATTCCAGACAAATCACCGGTTTTGCTTGTCTGTGAAATGGCACTGCTGGATTGCTCAGAACTACAGGTCGCCCGTTTTATTCAAACGTTGGGGCGACACTTTGTGTCTGCTGAAGTGTGTATGGTTCTGGCAGGGGATCTCACAGAAAGTAAATGGGGTAAGAAGCTGGGCTCTGATTGTTATGCGCACGGCTTTGAAGCGCCATCAGAACAATTTCTGCAATGGCTGCCTTGGGCTGAGTGGGTCAAAGTCTTTTCGCCATTTGATCGCTTTTGCTCTCGCTGGAAGGCTTGGCAACGCTGGCTCAATAAGATCCCGGTACTGAAATACCGTCTGACACCCGTCCTCGTTCATATTAAGTGGTGA
- the dinF gene encoding MATE family efflux transporter DinF encodes MTNSIFSPLSNPQVHRQVLALAIPMVLSNITVPLLGLVDAAVIGHLEHAWYLGGVALGSTMISVTFWLLGFLRMSTTGLAAQSYGSNDRKQLALVFLQGALMALLFAVLFLVAHSSIADLIFSWSDASEEVKHYGMQYFSVRVWSAPAALMNFVLLGWLLGTQNAKAPMWMVIITNLTNITLDVLFVIGLGWKVEGAALASVIADYSGMAFGLVCVWKTWQERQLPLPKSLLADTQHGIGRFIKLNRDIFLRSLCLQAAFSFMTFQGASFGDDVVAANAVLMSFLMIISYGMDGFAYAMEAMVGSAIGAKDRQQLSASLIGTFFWSLVICLGLTVAFALAGSFMIAMITSIEEVQQQAAIYLPWLVVMPLASMWCFLLDGIFVGATKGKDMRNSMFVATSSFFVVFYLFSGWENHALWLAMTSFMLMRGIGLGVIFLYQWRKGTFLA; translated from the coding sequence GTGACAAACTCTATTTTCTCTCCTTTATCTAATCCTCAGGTGCACCGTCAGGTCTTGGCACTTGCGATTCCGATGGTGCTTTCGAATATTACCGTTCCGCTGCTAGGTCTGGTTGATGCCGCAGTGATTGGTCATCTTGAACATGCCTGGTATCTGGGCGGTGTCGCCTTGGGCAGCACGATGATCAGTGTGACTTTTTGGTTGCTCGGTTTTTTACGTATGTCGACGACGGGATTAGCTGCGCAATCTTATGGAAGTAATGATCGCAAACAACTTGCTTTAGTTTTCCTGCAAGGCGCTTTGATGGCGTTGCTGTTCGCAGTGCTGTTTTTAGTTGCACACAGTTCTATTGCTGACCTTATCTTTAGCTGGAGCGATGCCAGTGAGGAAGTGAAACACTATGGTATGCAGTATTTCTCTGTCCGTGTCTGGAGTGCGCCTGCAGCGTTAATGAATTTCGTGTTGTTGGGTTGGCTGCTTGGCACACAAAACGCCAAAGCGCCGATGTGGATGGTGATCATTACCAACCTGACTAATATCACCCTGGATGTCCTGTTTGTCATTGGCTTAGGCTGGAAAGTCGAAGGGGCGGCATTGGCCTCAGTGATCGCAGACTACTCAGGTATGGCATTTGGCTTGGTTTGTGTTTGGAAAACATGGCAGGAGCGACAGTTGCCTTTGCCTAAGTCTCTTCTTGCAGACACGCAGCATGGGATAGGTCGGTTTATAAAACTTAATCGAGATATCTTTTTACGCTCTTTGTGTTTGCAGGCGGCATTTAGCTTTATGACCTTTCAGGGGGCGAGCTTCGGTGATGATGTCGTGGCTGCGAATGCCGTGCTGATGAGTTTTTTGATGATCATTTCTTACGGCATGGACGGTTTTGCGTATGCCATGGAAGCCATGGTGGGTAGCGCGATTGGAGCGAAAGACAGGCAGCAACTGAGCGCATCGCTTATTGGGACTTTCTTTTGGAGTCTGGTTATTTGTTTAGGCTTAACGGTCGCCTTTGCTTTAGCAGGATCGTTCATGATCGCCATGATCACCTCAATCGAAGAGGTACAGCAGCAGGCGGCGATTTATCTGCCATGGCTGGTGGTGATGCCACTGGCTTCGATGTGGTGCTTTCTTCTCGATGGAATTTTTGTCGGAGCGACTAAAGGTAAAGACATGCGCAACAGCATGTTTGTGGCGACCAGCAGCTTCTTTGTTGTCTTTTACTTATTTTCGGGATGGGAAAATCACGCGCTTTGGCTGGCGATGACCAGTTTTATGTTGATGCGCGGCATCGGGCTTGGCGTGATTTTTCTGTATCAATGGCGCAAGGGGACATTTCTCGCTTAG